One window of the Rissa tridactyla isolate bRisTri1 chromosome 9, bRisTri1.patW.cur.20221130, whole genome shotgun sequence genome contains the following:
- the SLTM gene encoding SAFB-like transcription modulator isoform X3 — protein sequence MAAAASSPAAAGASAAPTAPAAAALPPTESKKITDLRVIDLKSELKRRNLDITGVKTVLISRLKQAIEEEGGDPDNIEITVSADTPTKKPTKGKGKKQEADELAGDVSVEDDSFVKVIKESEMETQDASDQDGNDELKDFKESVEDENLNSKELSSAEKIRYHDLEPAETTEDAEKDSESQENEGQDIEDYTFPTVHDGEDEENEKDKAGSGDGTQEVSKPLPSEESLAEADHTAHEEMEANTSVKEAEDDNISVTIQAEDAITLDFDGDDLLETGKNVKITDSEASKPKDGQDAISQSLEKESKDYEMTENHKDGKKEDCLKGDPVKKEAREGSKKAESGDKEKDTLKKGPSSTGASGQAKSSTKESKESKTTSKDDKGSASSVSGSSGSSTRNLWVSGLSSNTKAADLKNLFGKYGKVLGAKVVTNARSPGAKCYGIVTMSSSTEVARCIAHLHRTELHGQQISVEKVKGDPSKKELKKESDEKSGSGRSTGDKKTASSDKASKTPSAKKEEKKSEKSEKKDSKEAKKTEGKDEKSDNGASGPNQESTKKSEEKKRISGKSPGQVVVLDQTKGDQGHTRTVRRGRFDKPQILRNKERIIQDKVKFREYRGRKDILPFEKMKEQRLREHMVRLERIRRAVELRRRREIAERERRERERIRIMHEREECLQRERERLEIERQKLERERMERERLERERVRIEQERRKEAERIAREREELRRQQQQLRYEQEKRNSLKRPRDVDHRRDDPYWNENKKMALDTDARFSHGSDYSRQQNRFNDFDHRERGRYPEGSVPSSSFDRRERFVNQGEAKKARPTARREEPGFERYPKNFSESRRNEPPQPRSELRDTDRREVRGDRDERRTVIIHDRPEIPHGRHPRETGSNPPRQTNWKSEGSISTDKRDGRGERPDRSGREVSGHVRGAPPGSRSSASGYGSREGERGVMGERGGGQHYNEDRHVVERHSRETGPRKEWHGPSSQGSGYHDTRRMGDGRGGGGMMSPHTSNSSPINRVVQITGNSMQRGSGSGFKPFKGGPPRRF from the exons GTAAAAAGCAGGAAGCTGATGAATTAGCTGGTGATGTTTCAGTCGAAGATGATTCCTTTGTCAAGGTAATAAaa GAAAGTGAAATGGAGACTCAAGATGCAAGTGATCAAGATGGAAATGATGAATTAAAGGACTTTAAAGAATCTGTTGAAGATGAGAACTTGAATTCTAAAGAGCTGTCATCTGCAGAAAAGATAAGATACCACGACCTGGAGCCGGCAGAGACaacagaagatgcagaaaaggATTCTGAAAGTCAG GAAAATGAAGGTCAAGACATAGAAGATTACACTTTTCCGACTGTCCAT GATGgtgaagatgaagaaaatgagaaag ATAAAGCAGGTTCTGGTGATGGTACACAAGAAGTATCTAAACCTCTTCCTTCAGAAGAAAGCCTAGCTGAGGCTGATCACACGGCTCATGAAGAGATGGAAGCTAACACCTCTGTGAAAGAAGCTGAGGATGATAACATATCGGTTACAATCCAGGCTGAAGATGCCATCACTCTGGATTTTGATGGTGATGACCTCCTAGAAACaggtaaaaatgtgaaaattacaGATTCTGAAGCAAGTAAGCCAAAGGATGGGCAGGATGCCATTTcacagagcctggagaaggaaagcaAGGACTATGAGATGACTGAGAACCATAAAGATGGTAAGAAGGAAGACTGCCTGAAGGGTGATCCTGTCAAGAAGGAAGCCAGAGAAGGTTCAAAGAAAGCAGAATCTGGAGACAAAGAAAAGGATACTTTGAAGAAAGGTCCCTCGTCTACTGGGGCCTCTGGTCAAGcaaagag CTCTACTAAGGAATCCAAAGAAAGCAAGACGACTTCAAAGGATGATAAAG GAAGTGCAAGCAGTGTTAGTGGTAGCAGTGGAAGTTCAACTAGAAACCTGTGGGTTAGCGGACTGTCTTCCAACACAAAAGCTGCTGACTtgaaaaatctctttgggaaATACGGAAAG GTGCTTGGTGCAAAGGTGGTCACAAATGCACGAAGCCCAGGGGCAAAATGTTACGGCATAGTAACAATGTCTTCCAGCACAGAAGTGGCTAGATGTATTGCACATCTTCATCGAACAGAGCTGCATGGACAGCAAATCTCTGTTGAGAAA gtgAAAGGTGATCCCTCCAAAAAGGAGTTGAAGAAGGAAAGCGACGAGAAATCTGGTTCGGGTAGAAGCACGGGAGATAAGAAGACTGCATCAAGTGATAAAGCTAGCAA AACTCCATCagccaaaaaggaagaaaagaaatctgagaaatctgaaaaaaaagacagtaaagaaGCCAAGAAAACAGAAGGTAAAGATGAGAAGAGTGATAATGGAGCAAGTGGCCCTAATCAAGAATCCactaaaaaatctgaagaaaagaaaagaataa GTGGTAAAAGCCCAGGTCAAGTTGTAGTTTTAGACCAAACAAAAGGAGACCAAGGCCACACTAGGACAGTTAGAAGGGGAAGGTTTGATAAA CCACAGATATTGAGGAACAAAGAGCGTATTATCCAAGATAAAGTGAAATTCAGGGAATACAGGGGTAGAAAGGATATCTTGCCTTTTGAAAAGATGAAGGAACAGAGATTGCGAGAACACATGGTTCGATTGGAAAGAATACGACGAGCTGTTGAACTCCGAAG gcgAAGAGAAATTGCTGAGAGGGAGCGTCGTGAGAGAGAACGCATACGAATAATGCATGAACGAGAAGAATGCTTGCAGAGAGAAAGGGAACGATTAGAAATCGAAAGGCAAAAACTAGAGAGGGAAAGGATGGAACGGGAGCGTTTGGAAAGAGAGCGTGTTCGCATTGAACAG GAACGTCGAAAAGAAGCAGAGCGTATTGCTCGTGAAAGGGAGGAACTTCGTCGACAACAGCAGCAACTTCGTTATGAACAGGAAAAGAGGAATTCTTTGAAACGTCCCCGTGATGTAGATCACAG GAGAGACGACCCTTACTGGAACGAGAATAAGAAGATGGCTCTTGATACAGATGCACGTTTTAGTCATGGTTCAGATTACAGTCGCCAGCAGAACAGGTTTAATGATTTTGATCACAGAGAACGGGGACGATATCCAGAAGGTTCTGTTCCCTCATCGTCTTTTGATAG GCGAGAACGTTTTGTAAATCAAGGTGAAGCAAAAAAGGCTCGCCCAACAGCACGAAGAGAAGAGCCAGGGTTTGAGAGGTATCCGAAGAACTTCAGCGAGTCCAGAAGAAATGAACCACCACAGCCAAGAAGTGAACTTCGAGATACGGACAGACGAGAAGTGCGAGGAGACAGAGATGAAAGAAGAACAGTGATAATTCATGACAGACCTGAAATACCGCATGGTCGACATCCAAGAGAGACTGGTTCAAATCCCCCTAGGCAAACAAATTGGAAGAGCGAGGGAAGCATAAGCACAGACAAACGGGATGGCAG AGGTGAGAGGCCAGATCGGTCAGGAAGAGAAGTGTCTGGACACGTGAGAGGTGCACCTCCTGGCAGCCGCAGCAGTGCTTCTGGGTacggcagcagggaaggagaacGAGGCGTGATGGGAGAAAGAGGTGGAGGACAA CACTATAATGAGGACAGACATGTTGTCGAACGCCACAGTCGTGAAACTGGACCAAGAAAAGAATGGCATGGACCTAGTTCTCAAGGAAGCGGGTATCATGACACAAGGAGAATGGGAGACGGCCGTGGAGGAGGTGGCATGATGTCTCCACATACAAG TAACTCCTCACCAATTAATAGAGTTGTACAGATCACAGGCAATTCCATGCAGAGGGGAAGTGGCTCAGGATTTAAGCCATTTAAAGGTGGACCTCCACGAAGATTCTAA
- the SLTM gene encoding SAFB-like transcription modulator isoform X1, whose protein sequence is MAAAASSPAAAGASAAPTAPAAAALPPTESKKITDLRVIDLKSELKRRNLDITGVKTVLISRLKQAIEEEGGDPDNIEITVSADTPTKKPTKGKGKKQEADELAGDVSVEDDSFVKVIKESEMETQDASDQDGNDELKDFKESVEDENLNSKELSSAEKIRYHDLEPAETTEDAEKDSESQENEGQDIEDYTFPTVHDGEDEENEKDKAGSGDGTQEVSKPLPSEESLAEADHTAHEEMEANTSVKEAEDDNISVTIQAEDAITLDFDGDDLLETGKNVKITDSEASKPKDGQDAISQSLEKESKDYEMTENHKDGKKEDCLKGDPVKKEAREGSKKAESGDKEKDTLKKGPSSTGASGQAKSSTKESKESKTTSKDDKGSASSVSGSSGSSTRNLWVSGLSSNTKAADLKNLFGKYGKVLGAKVVTNARSPGAKCYGIVTMSSSTEVARCIAHLHRTELHGQQISVEKVKGDPSKKELKKESDEKSGSGRSTGDKKTASSDKASKTPSAKKEEKKSEKSEKKDSKEAKKTEGKDEKSDNGASGPNQESTKKSEEKKRISGKSPGQVVVLDQTKGDQGHTRTVRRGRFDKPQILRNKERIIQDKVKFREYRGRKDILPFEKMKEQRLREHMVRLERIRRAVELRRRREIAERERRERERIRIMHEREECLQRERERLEIERQKLERERMERERLERERVRIEQERRKEAERIAREREELRRQQQQLRYEQEKRNSLKRPRDVDHRRDDPYWNENKKMALDTDARFSHGSDYSRQQNRFNDFDHRERGRYPEGSVPSSSFDRRERFVNQGEAKKARPTARREEPGFERYPKNFSESRRNEPPQPRSELRDTDRREVRGDRDERRTVIIHDRPEIPHGRHPRETGSNPPRQTNWKSEGSISTDKRDGSNFYRGERPDRSGREVSGHVRGAPPGSRSSASGYGSREGERGVMGERGGGQHYNEDRHVVERHSRETGPRKEWHGPSSQGSGYHDTRRMGDGRGGGGMMSPHTSNSSPINRVVQITGNSMQRGSGSGFKPFKGGPPRRF, encoded by the exons GTAAAAAGCAGGAAGCTGATGAATTAGCTGGTGATGTTTCAGTCGAAGATGATTCCTTTGTCAAGGTAATAAaa GAAAGTGAAATGGAGACTCAAGATGCAAGTGATCAAGATGGAAATGATGAATTAAAGGACTTTAAAGAATCTGTTGAAGATGAGAACTTGAATTCTAAAGAGCTGTCATCTGCAGAAAAGATAAGATACCACGACCTGGAGCCGGCAGAGACaacagaagatgcagaaaaggATTCTGAAAGTCAG GAAAATGAAGGTCAAGACATAGAAGATTACACTTTTCCGACTGTCCAT GATGgtgaagatgaagaaaatgagaaag ATAAAGCAGGTTCTGGTGATGGTACACAAGAAGTATCTAAACCTCTTCCTTCAGAAGAAAGCCTAGCTGAGGCTGATCACACGGCTCATGAAGAGATGGAAGCTAACACCTCTGTGAAAGAAGCTGAGGATGATAACATATCGGTTACAATCCAGGCTGAAGATGCCATCACTCTGGATTTTGATGGTGATGACCTCCTAGAAACaggtaaaaatgtgaaaattacaGATTCTGAAGCAAGTAAGCCAAAGGATGGGCAGGATGCCATTTcacagagcctggagaaggaaagcaAGGACTATGAGATGACTGAGAACCATAAAGATGGTAAGAAGGAAGACTGCCTGAAGGGTGATCCTGTCAAGAAGGAAGCCAGAGAAGGTTCAAAGAAAGCAGAATCTGGAGACAAAGAAAAGGATACTTTGAAGAAAGGTCCCTCGTCTACTGGGGCCTCTGGTCAAGcaaagag CTCTACTAAGGAATCCAAAGAAAGCAAGACGACTTCAAAGGATGATAAAG GAAGTGCAAGCAGTGTTAGTGGTAGCAGTGGAAGTTCAACTAGAAACCTGTGGGTTAGCGGACTGTCTTCCAACACAAAAGCTGCTGACTtgaaaaatctctttgggaaATACGGAAAG GTGCTTGGTGCAAAGGTGGTCACAAATGCACGAAGCCCAGGGGCAAAATGTTACGGCATAGTAACAATGTCTTCCAGCACAGAAGTGGCTAGATGTATTGCACATCTTCATCGAACAGAGCTGCATGGACAGCAAATCTCTGTTGAGAAA gtgAAAGGTGATCCCTCCAAAAAGGAGTTGAAGAAGGAAAGCGACGAGAAATCTGGTTCGGGTAGAAGCACGGGAGATAAGAAGACTGCATCAAGTGATAAAGCTAGCAA AACTCCATCagccaaaaaggaagaaaagaaatctgagaaatctgaaaaaaaagacagtaaagaaGCCAAGAAAACAGAAGGTAAAGATGAGAAGAGTGATAATGGAGCAAGTGGCCCTAATCAAGAATCCactaaaaaatctgaagaaaagaaaagaataa GTGGTAAAAGCCCAGGTCAAGTTGTAGTTTTAGACCAAACAAAAGGAGACCAAGGCCACACTAGGACAGTTAGAAGGGGAAGGTTTGATAAA CCACAGATATTGAGGAACAAAGAGCGTATTATCCAAGATAAAGTGAAATTCAGGGAATACAGGGGTAGAAAGGATATCTTGCCTTTTGAAAAGATGAAGGAACAGAGATTGCGAGAACACATGGTTCGATTGGAAAGAATACGACGAGCTGTTGAACTCCGAAG gcgAAGAGAAATTGCTGAGAGGGAGCGTCGTGAGAGAGAACGCATACGAATAATGCATGAACGAGAAGAATGCTTGCAGAGAGAAAGGGAACGATTAGAAATCGAAAGGCAAAAACTAGAGAGGGAAAGGATGGAACGGGAGCGTTTGGAAAGAGAGCGTGTTCGCATTGAACAG GAACGTCGAAAAGAAGCAGAGCGTATTGCTCGTGAAAGGGAGGAACTTCGTCGACAACAGCAGCAACTTCGTTATGAACAGGAAAAGAGGAATTCTTTGAAACGTCCCCGTGATGTAGATCACAG GAGAGACGACCCTTACTGGAACGAGAATAAGAAGATGGCTCTTGATACAGATGCACGTTTTAGTCATGGTTCAGATTACAGTCGCCAGCAGAACAGGTTTAATGATTTTGATCACAGAGAACGGGGACGATATCCAGAAGGTTCTGTTCCCTCATCGTCTTTTGATAG GCGAGAACGTTTTGTAAATCAAGGTGAAGCAAAAAAGGCTCGCCCAACAGCACGAAGAGAAGAGCCAGGGTTTGAGAGGTATCCGAAGAACTTCAGCGAGTCCAGAAGAAATGAACCACCACAGCCAAGAAGTGAACTTCGAGATACGGACAGACGAGAAGTGCGAGGAGACAGAGATGAAAGAAGAACAGTGATAATTCATGACAGACCTGAAATACCGCATGGTCGACATCCAAGAGAGACTGGTTCAAATCCCCCTAGGCAAACAAATTGGAAGAGCGAGGGAAGCATAAGCACAGACAAACGGGATGGCAG CAATTTTTACAGAGGTGAGAGGCCAGATCGGTCAGGAAGAGAAGTGTCTGGACACGTGAGAGGTGCACCTCCTGGCAGCCGCAGCAGTGCTTCTGGGTacggcagcagggaaggagaacGAGGCGTGATGGGAGAAAGAGGTGGAGGACAA CACTATAATGAGGACAGACATGTTGTCGAACGCCACAGTCGTGAAACTGGACCAAGAAAAGAATGGCATGGACCTAGTTCTCAAGGAAGCGGGTATCATGACACAAGGAGAATGGGAGACGGCCGTGGAGGAGGTGGCATGATGTCTCCACATACAAG TAACTCCTCACCAATTAATAGAGTTGTACAGATCACAGGCAATTCCATGCAGAGGGGAAGTGGCTCAGGATTTAAGCCATTTAAAGGTGGACCTCCACGAAGATTCTAA
- the SLTM gene encoding SAFB-like transcription modulator isoform X4 codes for MAAAASSPAAAGASAAPTAPAAAALPPTESKKITDLRVIDLKSELKRRNLDITGVKTVLISRLKQAIEEEGGDPDNIEITVSADTPTKKPTKGKGKKQEADELAGDVSVEDDSFVKESEMETQDASDQDGNDELKDFKESVEDENLNSKELSSAEKIRYHDLEPAETTEDAEKDSESQENEGQDIEDYTFPTVHDGEDEENEKDKAGSGDGTQEVSKPLPSEESLAEADHTAHEEMEANTSVKEAEDDNISVTIQAEDAITLDFDGDDLLETGKNVKITDSEASKPKDGQDAISQSLEKESKDYEMTENHKDGKKEDCLKGDPVKKEAREGSKKAESGDKEKDTLKKGPSSTGASGQAKSSTKESKESKTTSKDDKGSASSVSGSSGSSTRNLWVSGLSSNTKAADLKNLFGKYGKVLGAKVVTNARSPGAKCYGIVTMSSSTEVARCIAHLHRTELHGQQISVEKVKGDPSKKELKKESDEKSGSGRSTGDKKTASSDKASKTPSAKKEEKKSEKSEKKDSKEAKKTEGKDEKSDNGASGPNQESTKKSEEKKRISGKSPGQVVVLDQTKGDQGHTRTVRRGRFDKPQILRNKERIIQDKVKFREYRGRKDILPFEKMKEQRLREHMVRLERIRRAVELRRRREIAERERRERERIRIMHEREECLQRERERLEIERQKLERERMERERLERERVRIEQERRKEAERIAREREELRRQQQQLRYEQEKRNSLKRPRDVDHRRDDPYWNENKKMALDTDARFSHGSDYSRQQNRFNDFDHRERGRYPEGSVPSSSFDRRERFVNQGEAKKARPTARREEPGFERYPKNFSESRRNEPPQPRSELRDTDRREVRGDRDERRTVIIHDRPEIPHGRHPRETGSNPPRQTNWKSEGSISTDKRDGRGERPDRSGREVSGHVRGAPPGSRSSASGYGSREGERGVMGERGGGQHYNEDRHVVERHSRETGPRKEWHGPSSQGSGYHDTRRMGDGRGGGGMMSPHTSNSSPINRVVQITGNSMQRGSGSGFKPFKGGPPRRF; via the exons GTAAAAAGCAGGAAGCTGATGAATTAGCTGGTGATGTTTCAGTCGAAGATGATTCCTTTGTCAAG GAAAGTGAAATGGAGACTCAAGATGCAAGTGATCAAGATGGAAATGATGAATTAAAGGACTTTAAAGAATCTGTTGAAGATGAGAACTTGAATTCTAAAGAGCTGTCATCTGCAGAAAAGATAAGATACCACGACCTGGAGCCGGCAGAGACaacagaagatgcagaaaaggATTCTGAAAGTCAG GAAAATGAAGGTCAAGACATAGAAGATTACACTTTTCCGACTGTCCAT GATGgtgaagatgaagaaaatgagaaag ATAAAGCAGGTTCTGGTGATGGTACACAAGAAGTATCTAAACCTCTTCCTTCAGAAGAAAGCCTAGCTGAGGCTGATCACACGGCTCATGAAGAGATGGAAGCTAACACCTCTGTGAAAGAAGCTGAGGATGATAACATATCGGTTACAATCCAGGCTGAAGATGCCATCACTCTGGATTTTGATGGTGATGACCTCCTAGAAACaggtaaaaatgtgaaaattacaGATTCTGAAGCAAGTAAGCCAAAGGATGGGCAGGATGCCATTTcacagagcctggagaaggaaagcaAGGACTATGAGATGACTGAGAACCATAAAGATGGTAAGAAGGAAGACTGCCTGAAGGGTGATCCTGTCAAGAAGGAAGCCAGAGAAGGTTCAAAGAAAGCAGAATCTGGAGACAAAGAAAAGGATACTTTGAAGAAAGGTCCCTCGTCTACTGGGGCCTCTGGTCAAGcaaagag CTCTACTAAGGAATCCAAAGAAAGCAAGACGACTTCAAAGGATGATAAAG GAAGTGCAAGCAGTGTTAGTGGTAGCAGTGGAAGTTCAACTAGAAACCTGTGGGTTAGCGGACTGTCTTCCAACACAAAAGCTGCTGACTtgaaaaatctctttgggaaATACGGAAAG GTGCTTGGTGCAAAGGTGGTCACAAATGCACGAAGCCCAGGGGCAAAATGTTACGGCATAGTAACAATGTCTTCCAGCACAGAAGTGGCTAGATGTATTGCACATCTTCATCGAACAGAGCTGCATGGACAGCAAATCTCTGTTGAGAAA gtgAAAGGTGATCCCTCCAAAAAGGAGTTGAAGAAGGAAAGCGACGAGAAATCTGGTTCGGGTAGAAGCACGGGAGATAAGAAGACTGCATCAAGTGATAAAGCTAGCAA AACTCCATCagccaaaaaggaagaaaagaaatctgagaaatctgaaaaaaaagacagtaaagaaGCCAAGAAAACAGAAGGTAAAGATGAGAAGAGTGATAATGGAGCAAGTGGCCCTAATCAAGAATCCactaaaaaatctgaagaaaagaaaagaataa GTGGTAAAAGCCCAGGTCAAGTTGTAGTTTTAGACCAAACAAAAGGAGACCAAGGCCACACTAGGACAGTTAGAAGGGGAAGGTTTGATAAA CCACAGATATTGAGGAACAAAGAGCGTATTATCCAAGATAAAGTGAAATTCAGGGAATACAGGGGTAGAAAGGATATCTTGCCTTTTGAAAAGATGAAGGAACAGAGATTGCGAGAACACATGGTTCGATTGGAAAGAATACGACGAGCTGTTGAACTCCGAAG gcgAAGAGAAATTGCTGAGAGGGAGCGTCGTGAGAGAGAACGCATACGAATAATGCATGAACGAGAAGAATGCTTGCAGAGAGAAAGGGAACGATTAGAAATCGAAAGGCAAAAACTAGAGAGGGAAAGGATGGAACGGGAGCGTTTGGAAAGAGAGCGTGTTCGCATTGAACAG GAACGTCGAAAAGAAGCAGAGCGTATTGCTCGTGAAAGGGAGGAACTTCGTCGACAACAGCAGCAACTTCGTTATGAACAGGAAAAGAGGAATTCTTTGAAACGTCCCCGTGATGTAGATCACAG GAGAGACGACCCTTACTGGAACGAGAATAAGAAGATGGCTCTTGATACAGATGCACGTTTTAGTCATGGTTCAGATTACAGTCGCCAGCAGAACAGGTTTAATGATTTTGATCACAGAGAACGGGGACGATATCCAGAAGGTTCTGTTCCCTCATCGTCTTTTGATAG GCGAGAACGTTTTGTAAATCAAGGTGAAGCAAAAAAGGCTCGCCCAACAGCACGAAGAGAAGAGCCAGGGTTTGAGAGGTATCCGAAGAACTTCAGCGAGTCCAGAAGAAATGAACCACCACAGCCAAGAAGTGAACTTCGAGATACGGACAGACGAGAAGTGCGAGGAGACAGAGATGAAAGAAGAACAGTGATAATTCATGACAGACCTGAAATACCGCATGGTCGACATCCAAGAGAGACTGGTTCAAATCCCCCTAGGCAAACAAATTGGAAGAGCGAGGGAAGCATAAGCACAGACAAACGGGATGGCAG AGGTGAGAGGCCAGATCGGTCAGGAAGAGAAGTGTCTGGACACGTGAGAGGTGCACCTCCTGGCAGCCGCAGCAGTGCTTCTGGGTacggcagcagggaaggagaacGAGGCGTGATGGGAGAAAGAGGTGGAGGACAA CACTATAATGAGGACAGACATGTTGTCGAACGCCACAGTCGTGAAACTGGACCAAGAAAAGAATGGCATGGACCTAGTTCTCAAGGAAGCGGGTATCATGACACAAGGAGAATGGGAGACGGCCGTGGAGGAGGTGGCATGATGTCTCCACATACAAG TAACTCCTCACCAATTAATAGAGTTGTACAGATCACAGGCAATTCCATGCAGAGGGGAAGTGGCTCAGGATTTAAGCCATTTAAAGGTGGACCTCCACGAAGATTCTAA